DNA sequence from the Streptomyces sp. NBC_01264 genome:
GGCCCCCGCCGCCACCCAGGAAGGACTACTCCGCCATGACCACCCGTCACACCCTCGACTCCGCCCAGGCCCGCACCCGGCTACACGAGCTCACCGTCCTCGACGTCCGCACCCCCGGTGAATACGCCGCAGGCCACCTGCCCGGCGCCCTGAACATCCCCCTCGACCAGCTCTCACGCGCCCTGCCCGACATCCGTCACGCCGCCGACCGCGGCGACATCCTCGTCGTCTGCGCCTCCGGAGCGCGATCTGACCGCGCCTGCACGACGCTCGCCGAGCACGGCATCAGCACCGCCACCCTCGCCGGGGGCACCGGCGCGTGGACCGCCGCCGGCCACGACCTGCACTACCCCGAGCACCCCACCCGGACCACGTGGGGCATGGAGCGCCAGGTCCGCCTGACCGCCGGCGCCCTCGTCCTTGCAGGCCTCGCGCTCGGACTGATCCACCCCGCCTTCCAGCTCATCTCCGCCGCGGTCGCCGGCGGCCTG
Encoded proteins:
- a CDS encoding rhodanese-like domain-containing protein, whose protein sequence is MTTRHTLDSAQARTRLHELTVLDVRTPGEYAAGHLPGALNIPLDQLSRALPDIRHAADRGDILVVCASGARSDRACTTLAEHGISTATLAGGTGAWTAAGHDLHYPEHPTRTTWGMERQVRLTAGALVLAGLALGLIHPAFQLISAAVAGGLTFSALTNTCGMAAVLAKLPHNRPRQGDLDAALAALRNR